A window from Planococcus maritimus encodes these proteins:
- a CDS encoding electron transfer flavoprotein subunit alpha/FixB family protein translates to MSKKVLVLGETREGALRNVSFEAIAAAKKISGGGEVVAVLLGEAVSEFGNELVAYGADRVITVEHPHLKSYTSDGYGQAFMAVVDQEQPEAIVFGHTAVGKDLSPKIASKLQTGLISDVTDIEGEGADAVFIRPIYSGKAFEKVKLKEDGVVFISVRPNNIAPLEREERSGDVSSLSVDITNLRTIIKNVVRKSAEGVDLSEAKVIIAGGRGVKSKDGFGPLQELADLLGGAVGASRGACDADYCDYSLQIGQTGKVVTPDLYIAAGISGAIQHMAGMSNSKVIVAINKDPEANIFKVADYGIVGDLFDVIPLLTEEFKKVM, encoded by the coding sequence ATGTCGAAAAAAGTATTAGTATTGGGCGAAACGCGTGAAGGCGCTTTGCGCAACGTATCATTTGAAGCAATTGCCGCAGCCAAGAAAATTTCAGGCGGCGGAGAAGTCGTCGCTGTCCTGCTCGGTGAAGCGGTAAGCGAATTTGGAAACGAATTGGTAGCATATGGCGCAGACCGCGTCATCACTGTTGAACATCCACACTTGAAATCCTATACATCTGACGGCTATGGCCAAGCATTCATGGCGGTCGTTGACCAGGAACAGCCAGAAGCGATTGTCTTCGGTCATACGGCAGTTGGAAAAGACCTATCGCCGAAAATTGCATCGAAATTGCAAACTGGTTTGATCTCAGATGTTACGGATATCGAAGGGGAAGGCGCTGACGCTGTCTTTATCCGCCCGATCTATTCCGGGAAAGCTTTTGAAAAAGTGAAGCTGAAAGAAGACGGTGTAGTCTTCATCAGCGTGCGTCCGAATAACATTGCGCCACTTGAGCGCGAAGAGCGTTCTGGCGACGTATCGAGCTTGTCAGTCGATATCACGAACTTACGCACGATCATCAAAAACGTCGTCCGCAAATCCGCAGAAGGCGTAGATCTTTCTGAAGCGAAAGTCATTATCGCTGGCGGACGCGGCGTCAAGAGCAAGGATGGCTTTGGCCCATTGCAAGAACTAGCTGACCTTCTCGGCGGCGCTGTCGGTGCATCACGCGGTGCGTGTGACGCAGATTATTGCGATTATTCCTTGCAGATCGGACAGACGGGGAAAGTCGTTACACCAGATTTATACATCGCAGCAGGTATCTCCGGCGCGATTCAGCACATGGCGGGAATGTCCAACTCCAAAGTCATCGTCGCAATCAACAAAGACCCTGAAGCGAATATCTTCAAAGTAGCCGATTACGGAATCGTCGGAGACCTATTCGACGTTATCCCGTTGCTCACAGAAGAGTTCAAGAAAGTTATGTAA
- the trxA gene encoding thioredoxin, with translation MAIVKGTDQNFKQEVSEGLVLVDFWAAWCGPCKMIAPVLEELDSDMDDKVKIVKVDVDENQQTASEYGIMSIPTLLFMKNGETVDKVVGFRPKEALAELVEKHA, from the coding sequence ATGGCAATCGTTAAAGGTACAGATCAGAATTTCAAACAAGAAGTTTCAGAAGGACTCGTATTGGTAGACTTTTGGGCTGCATGGTGCGGACCTTGTAAAATGATCGCTCCAGTTCTTGAAGAACTTGATTCAGACATGGACGACAAAGTGAAAATCGTAAAAGTGGATGTTGATGAAAACCAACAAACAGCTAGCGAATACGGCATCATGTCCATCCCGACACTTCTTTTCATGAAAAACGGCGAAACGGTCGATAAAGTTGTCGGCTTCCGTCCAAAAGAAGCTTTGGCTGAATTGGTTGAAAAACACGCATAA
- a CDS encoding TetR/AcrR family transcriptional regulator, translated as MVKKDKPKYKQIIDAAVIVIAENGYHQAQVSKIAKQAGVADGTIYLYFKNKEDILISVFEEKMGVFVSELEKIIAKDESAADQLGMMINSHFNLLASDLHLAIVTQLELRQSNHDIRMKINNVLRGYLKLMDRILVSGIESGEFDQNMDIRLARQMVFGTMDETITTWVMNDHKYDLVELAPKVQRLLLKGMQA; from the coding sequence ATGGTAAAAAAGGATAAACCGAAATATAAGCAAATCATCGACGCTGCGGTCATCGTCATCGCAGAGAATGGTTACCACCAAGCGCAAGTTTCGAAAATTGCCAAGCAAGCAGGTGTAGCAGACGGGACAATATATTTGTATTTCAAGAATAAAGAAGACATTCTCATTTCTGTCTTCGAAGAGAAGATGGGCGTATTCGTCAGTGAGTTGGAGAAAATTATCGCGAAAGACGAAAGCGCCGCGGATCAGCTTGGCATGATGATCAATAGCCATTTCAATTTGCTCGCGAGCGATCTTCACTTAGCGATTGTGACACAGCTTGAATTGCGGCAATCCAATCACGACATCCGCATGAAGATTAATAATGTATTGCGAGGCTATTTAAAATTAATGGATCGGATTTTGGTCAGCGGCATCGAGTCGGGAGAATTTGATCAAAATATGGATATTCGTTTAGCTCGCCAGATGGTTTTTGGTACAATGGATGAGACCATTACTACATGGGTGATGAACGATCACAAATATGATTTGGTCGAACTCGCACCGAAAGTGCAGCGCTTATTGCTTAAAGGCATGCAAGCGTAA
- a CDS encoding DUF350 domain-containing protein, producing the protein MLEEGFWTHPLVETAGYFSVVVLCLIVAMVIFEIVTKYKNWEEIKSGNLAVAMATGGKIFGVTNIFRFSIEQHTTLFEMIGWGFFGFVLLIFAYLLFEFLTPKFKVDEEIARDNRSVGLISMTISVGLSYVIGASIS; encoded by the coding sequence ATGCTTGAAGAAGGATTCTGGACACATCCGCTCGTAGAGACGGCTGGCTATTTCAGTGTCGTAGTATTATGCCTGATTGTAGCGATGGTCATTTTTGAGATCGTGACGAAGTATAAAAATTGGGAAGAAATCAAGAGCGGCAATTTAGCAGTGGCAATGGCGACGGGCGGGAAAATTTTCGGCGTCACGAATATTTTCCGTTTTTCCATCGAACAGCATACGACACTTTTTGAAATGATCGGCTGGGGTTTTTTCGGATTCGTGCTATTGATCTTTGCGTATCTTCTCTTTGAGTTTTTGACACCTAAATTCAAAGTGGACGAAGAAATTGCCCGCGACAACCGTTCGGTCGGTTTGATATCGATGACCATTTCGGTTGGGTTATCATATGTCATCGGAGCGAGTATTTCATAG
- a CDS encoding electron transfer flavoprotein subunit beta/FixA family protein → MNIYVLVKRTFDTEEKLVVSGGQIQEDGAEFIINPYDEYAIEEAITVRDAHGGEVTVVTIGDEEAEKQLRTALAMGADKAVLINTEDDVEEMDQSTAAYILAEYLKDKEADLILAGNVAIDGGSGQVGPRVADLLDINYVTTITSLEIEGETVKIVRDIEGDAEELETSLPLLVTAQQGLNEPRYPSLPGIMKAKKKPLEELELDDLDIDEEDVEAKTETIEVYLPPKKQAGRILEGEIPSQVSELVSLLRSEAKVI, encoded by the coding sequence ATGAACATTTATGTATTAGTAAAACGTACGTTTGACACAGAAGAAAAGCTGGTTGTTTCCGGTGGCCAGATTCAAGAAGATGGCGCTGAATTCATCATCAACCCATATGACGAGTATGCGATCGAAGAGGCCATTACGGTCCGCGACGCTCACGGCGGCGAAGTGACAGTGGTCACGATCGGCGACGAGGAAGCTGAAAAACAATTGCGCACAGCACTGGCGATGGGCGCTGACAAAGCGGTCTTGATCAATACAGAAGACGATGTGGAGGAAATGGACCAGTCTACGGCAGCTTACATACTGGCAGAGTACTTGAAAGACAAAGAAGCGGACTTGATCCTTGCAGGGAACGTAGCGATCGATGGCGGTTCCGGACAAGTCGGGCCGCGTGTAGCAGATCTTTTGGACATCAACTATGTGACAACGATCACGAGCCTTGAAATCGAAGGCGAAACAGTGAAAATCGTTCGTGACATCGAAGGGGACGCAGAAGAGTTGGAAACTTCTTTGCCTCTATTGGTTACAGCTCAGCAAGGCTTGAACGAGCCGCGCTATCCTTCACTTCCAGGGATCATGAAAGCGAAGAAAAAGCCGCTTGAAGAGCTGGAACTCGATGATTTGGATATCGATGAAGAGGATGTAGAAGCGAAAACGGAAACAATCGAAGTTTACTTGCCACCGAAAAAACAAGCCGGCCGTATTTTGGAAGGCGAAATTCCAAGCCAAGTTTCTGAACTTGTCAGCTTGCTTCGCTCTGAAGCGAAAGTTATATAA
- a CDS encoding CvpA family protein: protein MLDLILLVLLLAGILVGFKRGLVLQFLHMVGFVVALIVAYTYYKPLSENFVLWVPYPTVDETSRFAMAFEQLNLDETFYQLLAFALIFFAVKFLLTLIASMFDFIKYIPVLGFLSRVFGAILGLIEAHILLFIGLYVFALLPIDVIQNQIENSGIARAILEHTPYFSEKVKEWWYIYM, encoded by the coding sequence ATGCTTGATTTAATCTTATTAGTATTGCTTCTGGCGGGAATTCTGGTGGGCTTCAAAAGAGGGCTGGTGCTTCAGTTTCTGCACATGGTCGGCTTTGTCGTCGCGCTTATTGTCGCCTACACCTATTATAAACCGCTATCGGAAAACTTTGTGTTATGGGTTCCATACCCAACGGTCGATGAGACATCGCGCTTTGCGATGGCTTTCGAACAATTGAATCTGGACGAAACGTTTTATCAGCTCTTGGCATTCGCACTCATCTTCTTTGCCGTGAAATTTTTGCTGACGCTGATTGCATCGATGTTCGATTTCATCAAATACATCCCGGTGCTTGGATTTTTGAGCCGCGTATTCGGCGCCATTCTCGGGCTGATCGAAGCGCATATCCTGTTGTTCATCGGTTTGTACGTATTTGCGCTATTGCCGATCGATGTGATTCAAAACCAAATCGAAAACTCCGGAATCGCACGTGCCATCCTGGAGCATACGCCTTATTTCTCTGAGAAAGTGAAAGAATGGTGGTATATTTATATGTAG
- the polX gene encoding DNA polymerase/3'-5' exonuclease PolX, with protein MNKKIIIRTLENIALYMELKGDNPFKVSAFRKAAQALELDQRSLDEIEDVTKLKGIGKGTGDVITELIAEGKSSVLEELQEEVPKGLVPMLKLQGLGGKKIAKLYKELGVDSMESLKQACIDGRVQALPGFGAKSEEKILLELENFETDPGRHPIWKTEETVAFIENLLTTISDVAEFSVAGSFRRTKETSKDLDFIVATDEPAKVKEQLLAGLPVKETIASGDTKVSVAVEVVEPVDVDFRLVAPKEFATALHHFTGSKDHNVRMRQLAKAKKEKISEYGVEQEDGSVLTFESEEAFFAHFNLPFIPPTVREDGREIDRIDELPSLVSLDDIRGDLHMHTTWSDGAHSIDEMIQACRERGYEYMVITDHSQYLKVANGLTPERLLEQNETIREANGRHDGIDVLSGTEMDILPDGSLDFEDEVLAQLDFVIASIHSSFQQPQEQIMARILTAMKNPYVHMIAHPTGRIVGKRDGYNPDVEQILDWAKEYGKIVELNASPYRLDLAVEWLVMAQEKGVPVAINTDAHATEGLDVMATGVRHAQKAWLKKDNVVNTWPLEKLRDFLKR; from the coding sequence ATGAACAAGAAAATCATTATCCGCACTTTGGAAAATATCGCATTATATATGGAATTAAAAGGGGATAACCCGTTTAAAGTTTCGGCTTTCCGGAAAGCCGCCCAAGCACTCGAACTCGACCAGCGCAGCTTAGATGAAATCGAAGATGTGACAAAGCTGAAAGGCATCGGAAAAGGGACAGGGGATGTCATTACGGAACTGATTGCGGAAGGGAAATCCTCAGTCCTCGAAGAACTTCAGGAAGAAGTACCCAAAGGGCTTGTGCCGATGCTCAAACTTCAAGGCCTTGGCGGCAAGAAAATCGCCAAGCTCTATAAGGAACTCGGCGTGGATTCAATGGAATCTTTAAAACAAGCTTGCATCGACGGGCGTGTCCAGGCGCTTCCGGGATTCGGCGCGAAATCCGAGGAGAAAATCCTATTGGAGTTGGAAAACTTTGAAACGGACCCGGGACGCCACCCGATCTGGAAAACGGAAGAAACCGTGGCATTCATCGAAAACTTGCTGACGACGATTTCCGATGTTGCGGAGTTTTCAGTTGCCGGAAGCTTCCGCCGGACGAAAGAAACGAGCAAAGACCTCGATTTTATCGTAGCGACCGACGAACCGGCTAAAGTGAAGGAGCAGCTGCTCGCTGGACTGCCTGTCAAGGAAACGATCGCATCAGGCGACACGAAAGTATCGGTCGCCGTAGAAGTAGTCGAGCCGGTCGATGTCGATTTCCGCCTCGTTGCACCTAAAGAATTTGCGACGGCGCTGCATCATTTCACCGGATCCAAAGACCATAACGTCCGCATGCGCCAGCTGGCCAAAGCGAAAAAAGAGAAAATCAGTGAATACGGCGTGGAACAAGAAGACGGGTCCGTCTTGACTTTTGAGTCGGAAGAGGCCTTTTTCGCCCATTTCAACTTGCCGTTCATTCCCCCGACGGTGCGCGAAGATGGCCGGGAAATCGACCGGATTGATGAATTGCCGTCACTTGTCTCGCTCGATGATATCCGCGGCGACTTGCACATGCACACCACTTGGTCAGACGGGGCGCATTCGATCGACGAAATGATCCAGGCCTGCCGTGAGCGCGGTTACGAATACATGGTCATCACCGATCATTCACAATACTTGAAAGTCGCGAACGGCTTGACGCCCGAGCGTCTATTAGAACAAAATGAGACAATACGTGAAGCGAACGGACGTCATGACGGCATCGACGTACTGTCTGGTACCGAAATGGACATTTTGCCGGATGGCAGTTTGGATTTTGAAGACGAAGTGCTTGCGCAATTGGATTTTGTTATTGCCAGCATCCATTCAAGTTTCCAGCAGCCCCAAGAGCAAATCATGGCGCGCATTTTGACGGCGATGAAAAATCCGTACGTCCATATGATTGCGCATCCGACAGGCCGCATCGTCGGAAAACGCGATGGCTATAATCCGGACGTCGAGCAAATTCTCGACTGGGCCAAGGAATACGGCAAGATCGTAGAATTGAACGCCAGCCCTTACCGCCTCGACCTTGCCGTCGAATGGCTGGTCATGGCACAGGAAAAAGGCGTTCCGGTTGCCATCAACACCGATGCCCACGCTACTGAAGGGCTGGATGTTATGGCTACAGGGGTTCGCCATGCCCAAAAAGCGTGGCTGAAAAAAGACAATGTGGTCAATACGTGGCCGCTTGAGAAGCTAAGAGATTTCTTGAAACGATAA
- a CDS encoding AMP-binding protein: protein MSEKPWLAHYPEEVPHTLTYPSMPVQEYLTKAYEDFPQKTAIHFLGRELSYEELYESAMKMANYLQKLGIQKGDRVSIMLPNCPQAVISFYGILYAGGVVVMTNPLYTEREISYQMKDSGAKAIIALDILFPRINKVIKETELENVIVTGIKDYLTFPKNLVYPFIQKKQYGMTVKVEHRGINHLFTEIMKTASPQITKPPFDFDEDLALLQYTGGTTGSPKGVMLTHRNLISNATMCDAWLYKSTRGEETIMGIIPLFHVYGLTTVLILSVMQGNKMVLLPKFDPEQALKTINKQKPTLFPGAPTLYIGLLNHPDIQKYDLSSIEACLSGSAPLPTEVQEKFERITGGKLVEGYGLTETSPVSHSNLVWGDRTKGSIGMPYPDTDCEIFLPGTTDPVPNGQIGEIAIKGPQVMKGYWNRPDATAATIVDGWLLTGDLGYMNDEGQFFIVDRKKDMIIAGGFNIYPREIEEVLYEHEAIQECVVAGIPDPYRGETVKAYIVLKEGYTVTEEQLDKHCRENLAAFKVPRIYEFRNELPKTAVGKILRRSLVDEEIAKRDEAIPS from the coding sequence ATGTCCGAAAAACCATGGTTAGCCCATTATCCGGAGGAAGTGCCGCACACGCTCACATACCCAAGCATGCCGGTTCAGGAATATTTGACGAAAGCCTATGAAGACTTTCCACAGAAAACCGCCATTCATTTCCTAGGCAGGGAACTTAGCTACGAAGAGTTATACGAGTCTGCTATGAAGATGGCCAATTACCTTCAAAAGCTCGGTATTCAAAAAGGCGATCGGGTCTCCATCATGCTGCCAAACTGCCCGCAGGCGGTCATCAGTTTTTACGGAATTCTTTACGCTGGGGGAGTCGTCGTCATGACCAATCCGCTTTATACCGAGCGGGAAATCTCCTACCAAATGAAAGATTCCGGTGCTAAGGCCATCATTGCGTTAGATATTTTATTTCCGCGGATTAACAAAGTGATCAAAGAAACGGAACTTGAAAATGTTATCGTCACGGGCATCAAGGATTATCTGACATTCCCGAAAAATCTAGTGTATCCGTTCATCCAGAAAAAACAATACGGGATGACGGTGAAAGTCGAACATCGGGGAATTAATCACCTCTTTACGGAAATCATGAAAACAGCCTCACCGCAAATTACGAAGCCGCCATTCGATTTTGATGAAGATCTCGCGCTATTGCAGTATACCGGAGGCACAACCGGATCGCCAAAAGGCGTTATGCTAACCCATCGAAACCTCATCTCCAATGCAACGATGTGTGACGCATGGTTGTACAAATCGACGCGCGGAGAAGAGACCATCATGGGAATCATCCCATTGTTCCATGTATATGGCTTGACGACAGTCTTGATCTTATCCGTGATGCAGGGCAATAAGATGGTGCTATTGCCAAAATTCGATCCGGAACAAGCCCTGAAAACCATCAATAAGCAAAAGCCGACATTGTTCCCTGGCGCACCGACGCTTTACATCGGATTATTAAACCATCCGGATATTCAAAAATACGACCTCTCTTCCATTGAAGCATGCTTGAGTGGCTCAGCGCCGCTGCCAACGGAAGTACAGGAGAAATTTGAACGCATTACAGGAGGCAAGCTTGTCGAAGGTTATGGCCTAACTGAGACATCTCCAGTAAGTCATTCAAATCTCGTCTGGGGCGACCGGACAAAAGGTTCGATCGGCATGCCTTACCCAGACACAGACTGCGAAATTTTCCTTCCTGGAACAACCGATCCAGTGCCGAACGGGCAGATCGGGGAAATCGCCATCAAGGGTCCTCAAGTGATGAAAGGCTATTGGAACCGGCCGGATGCGACAGCAGCAACAATTGTCGATGGCTGGTTGTTGACCGGAGACCTTGGCTATATGAATGACGAAGGGCAATTCTTTATCGTCGATCGGAAAAAAGACATGATCATCGCTGGAGGGTTCAATATTTATCCGAGAGAAATCGAAGAAGTGCTGTATGAACACGAAGCGATACAGGAATGTGTCGTCGCCGGAATCCCGGATCCGTACCGTGGCGAGACGGTTAAGGCATACATCGTGCTAAAAGAAGGGTATACTGTGACAGAAGAACAACTGGATAAACATTGTCGCGAAAACCTGGCTGCCTTTAAAGTGCCGCGCATCTACGAGTTCCGTAATGAACTTCCGAAGACGGCAGTGGGCAAGATTTTGCGCAGATCCTTAGTGGATGAAGAAATCGCTAAACGCGATGAAGCAATTCCTTCCTGA
- a CDS encoding endonuclease MutS2, with the protein MIAERALRTLEFYKIREEVAAFCTSSLGKGLVKELLPSTDLAEVNRLLEEMDEAAQLMRIKNNVPMGGISDIRPHAKRAQIGGSLSPVELMEVSSTIRASRILRHFLEAIDAEEDIAIPHFMEKKESMPILTQLEHDINACIDDNGSVVDSASSELRSIRQSLRAQEGRVREKLESLIRGRNASKMLSDSIVTIRNDRFVIPVKQEYRSHYGGIVHDQSSSGQTLFIEPDAVVQANNEVRRLKLKEREEIDRILLMLSAKVQEVAHELFTLVGVLAEVDLILAKAKYGQAHKCSKPNMNTEGYIKLKKARHPLIPQDEVVPNDIEFGRDITAIVITGPNTGGKTVTLKTVGLSTLMAQAGLPVPALEGSELAVFDQIFADIGDEQSIEQSLSTFSSHMVNIVDILEKFDENSLVIFDELGAGTDPQEGAALAISLLDEVHGRGARVIATTHYPELKAYGYNREGVANASVEFDVETLSPTYRLLIGVPGRSNAFEISKRLGLPEHIISHAKSFTGTDRKEVDSMIASLEKSRREAEQDADQTRSVLEESESLKEDLAKRLAEYESRKELLEDKAKEKARKIVDQARAEAETVIKELRQMQLNQQTGVKEHQLIDAKKRLESAMPENRVLKKAKKKNEPVALKQNDEVKVLSYGQKGTLVEKVSDTEWIVQVGILKMKLPESDLSYTKPEKQKETRTMTSLKGREGYTKMELDLRGERYEDALSRVEKYLDDALLSNYHQVSIIHGKGTGALRQGVQQYLKKHPRVKSYRFGEPGEGGSGVTVAELK; encoded by the coding sequence ATGATCGCAGAGCGCGCATTACGAACTCTCGAATTCTATAAAATCCGCGAAGAAGTAGCGGCATTCTGTACTTCATCACTTGGAAAAGGATTAGTGAAGGAATTGCTGCCGTCTACTGACCTCGCGGAAGTAAACCGCTTGTTAGAAGAGATGGATGAAGCCGCGCAATTAATGCGCATCAAAAATAATGTGCCGATGGGAGGGATTTCCGATATCCGTCCTCACGCGAAACGTGCGCAGATCGGCGGTAGTTTGAGCCCGGTGGAATTGATGGAAGTTTCTTCAACGATCCGTGCGAGCCGGATCTTGCGCCATTTCCTTGAAGCCATCGATGCAGAAGAGGATATCGCCATTCCCCATTTCATGGAGAAAAAAGAAAGCATGCCGATTTTGACGCAGCTCGAACACGACATCAATGCGTGCATCGATGACAACGGGTCAGTGGTCGACAGCGCGAGTTCAGAACTGCGCAGCATTCGCCAGTCACTTCGCGCGCAGGAGGGGCGTGTGCGTGAAAAGCTCGAAAGCCTCATTCGCGGGCGCAATGCATCGAAAATGCTGTCGGATTCGATTGTCACGATCCGCAACGACCGCTTCGTCATTCCGGTCAAGCAAGAATACAGAAGCCATTACGGCGGCATCGTCCATGACCAGTCATCTTCCGGCCAAACGCTTTTCATCGAACCGGACGCCGTCGTACAGGCGAACAATGAAGTACGCCGGCTGAAGCTGAAAGAACGCGAAGAAATCGATCGCATCTTGCTGATGCTATCAGCCAAAGTACAAGAAGTCGCCCACGAACTATTCACTTTGGTCGGGGTGTTGGCGGAAGTCGATTTGATCCTGGCAAAAGCGAAATACGGGCAAGCCCATAAATGCTCGAAACCCAATATGAACACAGAAGGCTATATCAAATTGAAAAAAGCGCGCCATCCGCTTATCCCCCAAGATGAAGTGGTGCCAAACGATATCGAATTCGGCCGGGATATTACGGCGATTGTCATCACCGGGCCCAACACGGGCGGGAAGACCGTCACTTTGAAAACGGTCGGCTTGTCGACTTTGATGGCACAGGCGGGACTTCCGGTTCCGGCGCTTGAAGGGTCGGAGCTAGCCGTATTCGACCAAATTTTCGCCGATATCGGCGACGAACAGTCGATTGAGCAAAGCTTGAGTACTTTTTCATCCCATATGGTGAACATTGTCGACATATTGGAGAAATTTGATGAAAACTCACTCGTCATTTTTGATGAACTCGGTGCCGGCACGGATCCGCAGGAAGGGGCAGCACTTGCCATCTCTCTATTGGACGAAGTGCACGGAAGAGGCGCGCGCGTCATCGCAACGACTCATTATCCGGAACTGAAAGCTTATGGCTACAACCGGGAAGGTGTCGCGAACGCCAGTGTCGAATTCGATGTCGAGACCTTGAGCCCGACATACCGTCTCTTGATCGGAGTGCCGGGACGCAGTAACGCATTTGAAATTTCCAAGCGTCTTGGCTTGCCAGAGCATATTATTTCTCATGCCAAAAGTTTCACCGGGACAGATCGCAAAGAAGTCGATTCGATGATCGCCTCGCTAGAGAAGAGTCGCCGTGAGGCTGAGCAAGATGCGGACCAAACGCGATCTGTACTCGAAGAATCCGAGAGCTTGAAAGAGGACTTGGCTAAACGCTTGGCGGAATACGAGAGCCGCAAAGAGCTGTTAGAAGACAAGGCCAAAGAAAAGGCGCGTAAAATTGTTGATCAGGCACGCGCTGAAGCGGAAACCGTCATCAAAGAGCTGCGTCAAATGCAGTTGAACCAGCAAACTGGCGTCAAAGAACATCAACTAATTGATGCGAAAAAGCGCTTAGAATCGGCCATGCCGGAAAACCGCGTGTTGAAAAAAGCGAAAAAGAAAAACGAACCAGTCGCTTTAAAGCAAAACGATGAGGTGAAAGTGCTGTCCTACGGGCAAAAAGGGACATTGGTCGAGAAAGTCTCCGATACGGAATGGATCGTGCAAGTCGGCATCCTGAAAATGAAGTTGCCTGAATCCGATCTCAGCTACACCAAACCGGAGAAGCAAAAAGAAACGCGTACGATGACCAGCTTGAAGGGCCGGGAAGGCTATACGAAGATGGAATTGGACCTGCGCGGGGAACGTTACGAGGACGCGCTGTCACGCGTAGAGAAATATTTGGATGATGCGTTGCTGTCGAATTATCATCAAGTCTCCATTATCCACGGAAAAGGAACCGGTGCACTTCGTCAAGGAGTGCAGCAGTACTTGAAAAAACATCCGCGCGTCAAAAGCTATCGCTTTGGGGAGCCGGGTGAAGGCGGCTCAGGCGTAACAGTCGCTGAACTGAAGTAA
- a CDS encoding enoyl-CoA hydratase, protein MEFISWKKEDGVAIATINRPPANALSRALILEVDALLDEVENDSDVRAIVLHGEGRFFSAGADIKEFTQVTSGEEFSKLSASGQAVFERVETFHKPVIAAIHGAALGGGLELAMSCHMRFVTENAKLGLPELQLGLIPGFAGTQRLPRYVGVAKAAEMLLTSDPITGTEAVQLGLANRAYGEEELFSQTLSIAKKIAKKSPVSVKAAIDMLQYSKRGAFEEGVKAEADSFGTVFVSEDAKEGISAFLEKREAQFKGK, encoded by the coding sequence GTGGAATTTATCAGCTGGAAAAAAGAAGACGGGGTTGCGATTGCAACAATCAACCGGCCGCCGGCAAATGCGTTGTCTCGCGCGCTGATTTTAGAAGTCGATGCACTTCTAGATGAAGTGGAAAATGATTCAGATGTTCGTGCCATCGTTTTGCACGGGGAAGGGCGCTTCTTCTCTGCTGGAGCCGACATCAAAGAGTTCACGCAAGTAACATCAGGGGAAGAATTTTCAAAACTGTCGGCTAGTGGCCAAGCTGTTTTTGAACGCGTGGAAACCTTCCACAAGCCGGTCATCGCAGCTATCCACGGGGCAGCGCTCGGCGGAGGTTTAGAGCTTGCGATGAGTTGCCATATGCGTTTTGTTACAGAAAATGCTAAACTGGGATTGCCGGAACTTCAACTGGGTTTGATTCCAGGATTTGCCGGAACACAGCGCTTGCCACGTTACGTCGGAGTGGCTAAGGCTGCTGAAATGCTCTTAACGAGTGATCCGATTACAGGCACAGAAGCGGTGCAGCTTGGCCTTGCGAACCGTGCTTACGGCGAAGAAGAACTTTTTTCGCAAACGCTTTCAATTGCGAAGAAAATTGCGAAAAAAAGTCCGGTATCTGTCAAAGCAGCGATCGACATGCTTCAGTATTCGAAGCGCGGCGCTTTTGAAGAAGGAGTCAAGGCGGAAGCGGACTCATTTGGTACAGTTTTTGTATCAGAAGACGCGAAAGAAGGCATTAGCGCTTTCCTGGAAAAACGCGAAGCACAATTTAAAGGGAAATAA